In Acidobacteriota bacterium, a single window of DNA contains:
- a CDS encoding four helix bundle protein, with protein MGAKTHRELRFWQLAHELRGRIYAITERGDVARNGNFCTSARKTIAQVCRRIAEGFGRYGHAQFAQYVDIALGSLRETEDHLDEALAAKYVSEAEYAELCELAEHARACGLKLLGHLSPDHRSQTKGSRSHAISRRHS; from the coding sequence ATGGGAGCGAAAACGCACAGAGAACTCCGGTTCTGGCAGCTTGCTCACGAACTGCGCGGGCGCATCTATGCAATTACCGAGCGTGGAGATGTCGCCCGCAATGGCAATTTCTGCACAAGCGCGCGAAAGACAATCGCCCAGGTCTGCCGGCGCATTGCGGAGGGTTTCGGCCGCTATGGACACGCGCAGTTCGCGCAGTACGTCGACATCGCGCTCGGATCGTTACGCGAGACGGAAGACCATCTCGATGAGGCGCTGGCCGCAAAGTACGTGTCGGAAGCGGAGTACGCGGAGTTGTGCGAACTGGCGGAGCACGCCCGCGCCTGTGGCTTGAAACTCCTCGGCCACCTCAGCCCCGACCACCGTAGCCAGACAAAGGGCTCGCGTTCGCACGCGATCTCCAGGCGACACTCCTGA
- a CDS encoding CPBP family intramembrane metalloprotease: MSRARALLEVLICSGYPTQFLVLAVLWSAGLGPRAADGGGLSLAFVALLSLADAALLVGLVIYFLTRRGERPPDVFIGARPVLPEAGRGILLVPASFLLAAAVIVTIRTALPSLHNVAVNPFEDLMRTPGQRAVLAVVVMIAGGLREEVQRAFILHRFQQSLGGAWLGLGLFSVVFGLGHLQQGRDVAVATAVLGAFWGAIYITRRSIVSPAIAHAGFNVSEIVRNAVGGG; this comes from the coding sequence GTGTCCCGCGCGAGAGCCCTCCTGGAAGTTCTGATCTGCTCCGGCTATCCGACTCAGTTCCTCGTCCTGGCGGTGCTCTGGTCGGCGGGCCTGGGACCGCGAGCGGCCGATGGCGGGGGTTTGTCGCTGGCCTTCGTGGCGCTGCTGTCGCTCGCCGACGCGGCGCTGCTCGTCGGGCTGGTCATCTACTTCCTGACGAGACGAGGCGAGCGGCCGCCTGACGTCTTCATCGGTGCCCGACCCGTGTTGCCCGAGGCGGGACGCGGCATCCTGCTCGTGCCGGCGTCTTTTCTGCTCGCAGCCGCCGTGATCGTCACGATCCGCACGGCGCTGCCGTCCCTGCATAACGTCGCCGTGAATCCGTTCGAGGACCTGATGCGCACGCCCGGCCAGCGCGCGGTGCTCGCCGTGGTCGTGATGATCGCGGGCGGGCTGCGCGAGGAGGTTCAGCGCGCCTTCATCCTGCATCGCTTCCAGCAGTCGCTCGGCGGCGCGTGGCTCGGCCTCGGGCTCTTCAGCGTCGTCTTCGGGCTCGGCCACCTGCAGCAGGGTCGCGACGTCGCGGTGGCCACCGCCGTGCTCGGCGCCTTCTGGGGCGCGATCTACATCACGCGGCGCAGCATCGTTTCTCCCGCCATCGCGCATGCGGGATTTAATGTCAGCGAGATCGTGCGGAATGCGGTGGGGGGAGGGTGA
- a CDS encoding sigma-54-dependent Fis family transcriptional regulator, with product MDKTDTAERVLIVEDETATRVGLTELVSAWGFLTDEAADGEAALQKVTTFRPAIIVSDLVMPHMDGLQLLRALKDQLTDISIIILTAQGTVETAVEAIKEGAFDYLTKPVDTKRLRILLDKAVERQETLREVKELRRQLRDQGSYGRIVGNSPGIRGIYRVIEQAAPTNASVLVWGESGTGKELVAQTIHSLSPRASFPYVGINCAAIPETLLESEIFGHEKGAFTGAQDRRLGCFELAHRGTLFLDEISEMMPATQAKLLRGLQERTFRRLGGRQEISVDVRVIAATNRNPDDSVREGKLREDLYYRLNVFPIHLPPLRERREDIPLLVQSFLSEFTARNTKAVRAVSHDAMRALEQFNWPGNVRELRNVIERATILADGEFIEAEHLPLSLIQRSEANLPTLTLTPGMTVDEAERRLILLTLEHTRNNKTRAAEILGISLKTLHNKLNRLKMEQEEELRADS from the coding sequence GTGGACAAGACAGACACAGCCGAACGGGTCCTGATCGTCGAAGACGAGACGGCGACGCGCGTCGGGCTCACCGAGCTCGTCAGCGCGTGGGGTTTCCTGACCGACGAAGCAGCGGACGGCGAAGCGGCGCTGCAGAAGGTCACCACGTTCAGGCCGGCCATCATCGTGAGCGACCTCGTGATGCCTCACATGGACGGCCTGCAGTTGCTGCGCGCGCTGAAGGATCAGCTGACCGACATCAGCATCATCATCCTGACGGCGCAGGGCACCGTGGAAACCGCCGTCGAGGCGATCAAGGAAGGGGCGTTCGACTATCTAACCAAGCCGGTGGACACGAAGCGACTGCGTATCCTGCTGGACAAGGCGGTGGAACGCCAGGAAACGCTGCGCGAGGTCAAGGAGCTGCGTCGCCAGCTCCGCGACCAGGGCAGCTACGGCCGCATCGTCGGGAACAGCCCGGGCATCAGGGGGATTTACCGGGTGATCGAGCAGGCGGCGCCGACCAACGCGTCGGTGCTCGTGTGGGGGGAATCGGGAACAGGGAAGGAACTGGTCGCGCAGACGATCCACTCGCTCAGCCCGCGCGCGTCGTTCCCGTATGTCGGCATCAACTGCGCGGCGATCCCGGAAACGCTGCTCGAGAGCGAGATCTTCGGCCACGAGAAGGGCGCGTTCACCGGCGCGCAGGACCGCCGCCTCGGGTGCTTCGAGCTGGCGCACCGCGGCACGCTGTTCCTCGACGAGATTTCGGAAATGATGCCGGCCACGCAGGCCAAGCTGCTGCGCGGGCTGCAGGAGCGGACGTTCCGGCGGCTCGGCGGGCGGCAGGAGATCTCGGTGGACGTGCGCGTGATTGCGGCGACCAACCGCAATCCCGACGACTCGGTGCGCGAGGGCAAACTGCGCGAGGATCTCTACTACCGCCTGAACGTGTTCCCGATCCACCTGCCGCCGCTGCGCGAGCGGCGCGAGGACATCCCGCTGCTCGTCCAGTCGTTCCTCAGCGAGTTCACGGCGCGCAACACGAAGGCGGTGCGGGCGGTGTCACACGACGCGATGCGCGCGCTCGAGCAGTTCAACTGGCCGGGCAACGTCCGCGAGCTGCGCAACGTGATCGAGCGTGCCACGATTCTCGCCGACGGCGAGTTCATCGAGGCCGAGCACCTGCCGCTCTCGCTCATCCAGCGCTCTGAGGCGAACCTGCCGACGCTGACCCTCACGCCGGGCATGACGGTGGACGAGGCGGAGCGGCGGCTGATCCTGCTGACGCTCGAGCACACGCGGAACAACAAGACCCGCGCGGCCGAGATCCTGGGCATCAGCCTGAAGACGCTGCACAACAAGCTCAATCGGCTGAAGATGGAGCAGGAGGAGGAACTGAGGGCGGACAGTTGA
- a CDS encoding HAMP domain-containing protein — protein MSIKARQVLGVTVLVGLVVAVLSAVHLATLTRLSLQETDSRGELLANAIFQRAREVVPGTPDPYGALRNDPGLRSILESSIAYSKNVTYAAVVDPRGVAIVHSFPALQGRALAEQDPLHDLQQGNIIQMLRAVYTDRIFEVRQRLLFGERDFGSIRIGVSTLLVRNELQHALRQAAQTALGLMLLAMLVATLLSQWLLRPIHVIRAGLSRLGRGEANVRLDLPAGDEFEELGTSFEQVSAQLSAMRAKAPGHSEVETVVERLEDAVAVFNASGEVLFANPAMRGLLPQLEQSRAIDVLPRDHAVRAMVEQTLSSKRAQGPTTLRLASGGLDTDDAQSERLVAASPIEDTDRGFTGVMLMIRNLGYLDQVRSTLQYSRKLASLGRLFAGVAHEVKNPLNAMTIHLELLRNKLSNPGAAPARPASNPHPEPASAGVLTASPALKHVDIIATEIKRLDQVMGDFLKFARPGEVKLEPIDVGALLEDIARVIGPDAHRAGATVLVECVPGTPPINGDQGMLRQALMNLAINACQAMPGGGTVSMSCRPLSGGRVEIVVEDTGQGIRPEHLDRVFDLYFTTKEKGSGIGLSMVYRIVQLHDGDIEVQSTPGAGTRFRILLPRA, from the coding sequence ATGTCCATCAAGGCCCGCCAGGTCCTCGGCGTCACGGTGCTCGTCGGCCTCGTCGTGGCCGTCCTGAGCGCCGTGCACCTGGCAACGCTCACGCGCCTGAGCCTGCAGGAAACCGATTCGCGGGGTGAGTTGCTCGCTAACGCCATCTTCCAGCGCGCCCGCGAGGTCGTGCCCGGCACGCCCGATCCCTACGGCGCGCTGCGAAACGATCCCGGGCTGCGCTCGATCCTCGAGTCCTCGATCGCCTACTCGAAGAACGTCACCTACGCAGCCGTCGTCGATCCGCGCGGCGTGGCCATCGTGCACAGCTTCCCCGCGCTGCAGGGACGGGCGCTCGCCGAACAGGATCCTCTCCACGATCTGCAGCAGGGCAACATCATCCAGATGCTGCGGGCGGTGTACACCGACCGTATCTTCGAGGTGCGGCAGCGGCTGCTGTTCGGCGAGCGGGACTTCGGATCGATCCGCATTGGCGTCTCGACGCTGCTCGTCAGAAACGAGCTCCAGCACGCGCTCCGGCAGGCGGCGCAAACGGCGTTGGGGCTGATGCTGCTCGCGATGCTGGTCGCGACGCTGCTGTCGCAGTGGCTGCTGCGCCCGATCCATGTCATCCGGGCCGGGTTGAGCCGCCTCGGACGCGGCGAGGCCAACGTCCGGCTCGACCTCCCGGCGGGGGACGAATTCGAGGAGCTGGGGACGTCGTTCGAGCAGGTCAGCGCCCAGCTCTCCGCGATGCGCGCCAAGGCCCCGGGGCACTCGGAGGTGGAAACCGTCGTCGAGCGCCTCGAGGACGCGGTCGCCGTCTTCAACGCGAGCGGCGAGGTGCTGTTCGCCAATCCCGCGATGCGCGGGCTGCTGCCGCAGCTCGAGCAGTCGCGCGCGATCGACGTCCTGCCGCGGGATCACGCCGTGCGTGCCATGGTCGAACAGACGCTCTCGTCCAAGCGCGCGCAGGGCCCCACCACGCTCCGCCTCGCGTCGGGCGGGCTCGACACCGACGACGCCCAGAGCGAGCGGCTCGTGGCCGCCAGCCCGATCGAAGACACGGACCGCGGGTTCACCGGCGTCATGCTGATGATCCGCAACCTGGGGTACCTCGACCAGGTGCGGTCCACGCTGCAGTACTCGCGCAAGCTCGCGTCGCTCGGACGCCTGTTCGCGGGCGTCGCGCACGAGGTGAAGAACCCGCTGAACGCGATGACGATTCACCTCGAGCTGCTCCGAAACAAGCTCTCGAACCCCGGAGCAGCGCCCGCCCGCCCGGCGTCAAACCCGCATCCGGAACCCGCCAGCGCGGGCGTCCTCACCGCGAGCCCCGCGCTGAAACACGTGGACATCATCGCGACCGAGATCAAGCGGCTCGATCAGGTCATGGGAGACTTCCTGAAGTTCGCCCGGCCGGGAGAAGTCAAGCTCGAGCCCATCGATGTGGGGGCGCTGCTCGAGGACATCGCACGCGTGATCGGCCCCGACGCGCACCGCGCAGGGGCCACCGTGCTCGTCGAGTGCGTTCCCGGGACGCCGCCGATCAACGGCGACCAGGGCATGCTTCGCCAGGCGCTCATGAACCTGGCGATTAACGCCTGCCAGGCGATGCCCGGTGGCGGCACGGTCAGCATGAGCTGCCGCCCGCTGTCAGGCGGCCGCGTCGAGATCGTGGTGGAGGATACAGGGCAGGGGATCCGCCCCGAGCACCTTGACCGAGTCTTCGACCTCTATTTCACGACAAAGGAAAAGGGGAGCGGGATCGGGCTGTCGATGGTCTACCGTATCGTGCAGCTGCATGACGGCGACATCGAGGTGCAATCGACACCGGGGGCCGGGACGCGGTTTCGGATTCTCCTGCCGAGGGCGTAG
- a CDS encoding vitamin B12-dependent ribonucleotide reductase, with the protein MQGRAVQQADTVGQGAQAPLPATQPIASAVETTITGLDRQRYFSREGIDPFDEIEWEIRAATIGNEKGELVFEQRDVEIPKFWSQQATNIVVSKYFRGQIGSAERERSVKQLIGRVVDTITAWARNQRYFATEDDLQAFSDDLKHLLVYQKASFNSPVWFNCGFEKHPQCSACFINSVQDTMDSILSLARTEGMLFKFGSGTGSNLSPIRSSRELLAGGGTASGPVSFMKGFDAFAGVIKSGGKTRRAAKMVILNAGHPDVVEFINCKVEEEKKAWALIDAGYDGSFTGQAYASVFFQNSNNSVRVTDDFMRAVLDDGEWQTRAVLTGEVMDTYKARDLMRMIAEATWVCGDPGLQFDTTVNDWHTCPNTARINASNPCSEYMFLDDSACNLSSINLMKFVTDKGEFDARSFEQACRVMITAQEILVDNASYPTPAIEKNSHAYRPLGLGYANLGALLMSRGLPYDSDAGRAYSAAVTALMHGAAYAQSAAIARDHGGPFRGYEQNREPFLRVMRKHRAALKDIDWTFVPRDMKAAAANVWDEVLELGEQHGFRNAQATVLAPTGTIGFMMDCDTTGVEPDIALVKYKKLVGGGLMKIVNTTVPMALSKLGYDQRQIKEIVEYIDENETIEGAPHVKDKDLAVFDCAFKPARGTRSIHYMGHIKMIGAVQPFLSGAISKTVNVPKDATVEEIEKAYVDAWRMGAKAVSIYRDGSKRTQPLNTSKDKVPGAVAAAAEGPRRRKLPDERRAITHKFDIAGHEGYITVGLYEDGMPGEIFLVMAKEGSTISGFADAFAQAISYALQYGVPLHDLVDKFSHVRFEPSGMTKNPDVRFAKSIVDYVFRWMASKFLSPEAQYRAGLNIDEPVAPQQLTLDETVAKVKEAVAGAETREAGAGTRGAGPSGPASSFAPIQNQEDAPPCTTCGSIMVRSGACYKCVNCGTTSGCA; encoded by the coding sequence ATGCAGGGTCGTGCTGTTCAACAGGCAGACACCGTCGGCCAGGGCGCGCAGGCGCCGCTGCCGGCCACCCAGCCCATCGCCAGCGCCGTCGAGACGACGATTACCGGTCTCGACCGGCAGCGGTATTTCTCGCGCGAGGGCATCGATCCGTTCGACGAGATTGAATGGGAGATTCGCGCGGCGACGATCGGGAATGAGAAAGGCGAGCTGGTTTTCGAACAGCGCGACGTCGAGATTCCGAAGTTCTGGTCCCAGCAGGCGACCAACATCGTCGTCTCCAAGTATTTCCGCGGGCAGATCGGGTCGGCGGAGCGCGAGCGATCGGTCAAGCAGCTCATCGGGCGCGTCGTGGACACGATCACGGCCTGGGCGCGGAACCAGCGGTATTTCGCGACCGAGGACGACCTGCAGGCGTTCAGCGACGACCTGAAGCACCTGCTCGTCTACCAGAAGGCCTCGTTCAATTCCCCCGTGTGGTTCAACTGCGGCTTCGAGAAGCACCCGCAGTGCTCGGCGTGCTTCATCAACTCGGTGCAGGACACGATGGATTCGATCTTGTCGCTCGCGCGCACCGAGGGGATGCTGTTCAAGTTCGGGTCGGGCACCGGGTCGAACCTGTCGCCGATCCGCTCGTCGAGGGAACTGCTCGCCGGCGGCGGCACGGCATCGGGCCCCGTGTCCTTCATGAAGGGGTTCGACGCGTTCGCGGGGGTGATCAAGTCGGGCGGCAAGACGCGCCGCGCGGCGAAGATGGTCATCCTCAACGCGGGCCATCCGGATGTTGTCGAGTTCATCAACTGCAAGGTGGAGGAAGAGAAGAAGGCCTGGGCGCTCATCGACGCCGGCTACGACGGCTCGTTCACGGGCCAGGCGTACGCGTCGGTGTTCTTCCAGAACTCGAACAACTCGGTGCGCGTGACCGACGACTTCATGCGCGCGGTGCTCGACGACGGCGAGTGGCAGACCCGCGCGGTGCTCACCGGCGAGGTGATGGACACGTACAAGGCGCGCGATCTGATGCGGATGATCGCGGAAGCGACGTGGGTCTGCGGCGACCCCGGGCTGCAGTTCGACACGACGGTCAATGACTGGCACACGTGCCCGAACACGGCGCGGATCAACGCCTCGAACCCGTGCTCGGAGTACATGTTCCTGGACGACTCGGCGTGCAACCTGTCGTCGATCAACCTCATGAAGTTCGTGACCGACAAAGGCGAGTTCGACGCCAGGTCCTTCGAGCAGGCGTGCCGCGTGATGATCACGGCGCAGGAGATCCTGGTGGACAACGCCAGCTATCCGACGCCGGCGATCGAGAAGAACTCGCATGCGTACCGGCCGCTCGGGCTCGGCTACGCCAACCTGGGCGCGCTGCTGATGTCGCGCGGGCTGCCGTACGACAGCGACGCGGGCCGGGCGTACTCCGCGGCGGTGACGGCGCTGATGCACGGCGCGGCGTACGCGCAGTCGGCCGCCATCGCGCGCGACCATGGCGGGCCGTTCAGGGGGTACGAGCAGAACCGCGAGCCGTTCCTGCGTGTGATGCGCAAGCACCGCGCCGCGCTCAAGGACATCGACTGGACGTTCGTGCCCCGCGACATGAAGGCCGCGGCGGCCAACGTGTGGGACGAGGTGCTCGAGCTCGGCGAGCAGCACGGCTTCCGCAACGCGCAGGCGACCGTGCTGGCGCCGACCGGGACCATCGGGTTCATGATGGACTGCGACACGACGGGCGTGGAGCCGGACATCGCGCTGGTCAAGTACAAGAAGCTGGTCGGCGGCGGCCTGATGAAGATCGTGAACACCACGGTGCCGATGGCGCTGTCGAAGCTCGGGTACGACCAGCGGCAGATCAAGGAGATCGTCGAGTACATCGATGAAAACGAGACGATCGAGGGGGCGCCGCACGTCAAGGACAAGGACCTGGCGGTGTTCGACTGCGCGTTCAAGCCGGCGCGCGGCACGCGGTCGATCCACTACATGGGCCATATCAAGATGATCGGCGCCGTGCAGCCGTTCCTCTCGGGCGCGATCAGCAAGACCGTGAACGTACCGAAGGACGCGACCGTCGAGGAGATCGAGAAGGCGTACGTCGACGCGTGGCGCATGGGAGCGAAGGCGGTGTCGATCTACCGCGACGGCAGCAAGCGGACGCAGCCGCTCAACACGTCGAAGGACAAGGTGCCGGGCGCCGTCGCGGCGGCCGCCGAGGGGCCGCGCCGGCGGAAGCTGCCGGACGAGCGTCGCGCGATCACGCACAAGTTCGACATCGCCGGCCACGAGGGCTACATCACCGTCGGGCTCTACGAGGACGGGATGCCGGGGGAGATCTTCCTGGTGATGGCGAAGGAGGGGTCGACGATCTCCGGCTTCGCCGACGCCTTCGCGCAGGCCATCTCCTACGCGCTGCAGTACGGCGTGCCGCTGCACGACCTGGTGGACAAGTTCAGCCACGTCCGCTTCGAGCCGTCGGGCATGACGAAGAACCCCGACGTGCGGTTCGCGAAGTCGATCGTGGACTACGTGTTCCGGTGGATGGCGAGCAAGTTCCTCTCGCCGGAGGCGCAGTACCGGGCCGGGCTCAACATCGACGAGCCGGTCGCGCCGCAGCAGCTCACGCTCGACGAGACGGTGGCGAAGGTCAAGGAGGCGGTTGCCGGCGCGGAGACGCGCGAAGCGGGCGCCGGCACGCGTGGCGCCGGACCTTCAGGTCCGGCCTCGTCGTTCGCGCCCATCCAGAACCAGGAGGACGCGCCGCCGTGCACGACGTGCGGGTCGATCATGGTCCGCAGTGGCGCGTGCTACAAGTGCGTCAATTGCGGGACGACCAGCGGCTGCGCCTGA
- a CDS encoding TerB family tellurite resistance protein, producing MECSINTAKAFLLIAVAAVDGSFAEEEMGAIKPALMHSGLRDAEADTALRAALHLYRESLGGTRLEDALLDCAARLKDALAVADRRAFMTSLVDAALADDRFQHNEHAFLKTLGTAWEL from the coding sequence ATGGAGTGCTCAATCAATACAGCGAAGGCGTTCCTGCTGATCGCCGTGGCGGCCGTGGACGGGTCGTTTGCGGAGGAAGAGATGGGCGCGATCAAGCCGGCGCTGATGCATTCCGGATTGCGCGACGCGGAGGCGGACACGGCGCTTCGAGCGGCGCTCCACCTCTATCGCGAGTCGCTCGGCGGGACCCGCCTCGAAGACGCGCTCCTGGACTGCGCCGCTCGTCTCAAGGACGCGCTTGCCGTCGCGGACCGGCGCGCGTTCATGACCTCTCTTGTGGATGCCGCGCTTGCCGACGATCGCTTTCAGCACAACGAGCACGCGTTCTTGAAGACACTCGGCACCGCCTGGGAACTGTAA
- a CDS encoding beta-lactamase family protein, with protein sequence MARHRFRTALPWVLAALVAHASAFAPALPRAKPDDAGVSSERLARLTQALDAYVENGHLAGGVALVLRDGKIVYSRAFGHRDREAAAPMQPDTIFRIASQTKALVSVAAMMLQEDGRLVLSDPVGRYLPEFAGTTVAVSRDGGGYDVVKAKRPITIRDLLTHAAGIGYGGGVAADRWKAAGIEGWYFANRDEPIGATVSRMAALPFDAQPGERWVYGYATDILGAIVERVSGETLEAFLQARFLTPLRMMDTPEPARSPPKAAAPAAGRVKCANDHTIRFNSRDGRGTAAAGRHGAGDGEGRAEEPGGTHRNGPGDL encoded by the coding sequence ATGGCGCGACATCGTTTCCGCACGGCCCTCCCGTGGGTGCTCGCTGCACTCGTGGCGCACGCCTCCGCGTTCGCGCCGGCGCTGCCGCGCGCGAAACCGGACGACGCCGGCGTTTCCTCGGAGCGCCTCGCCCGCCTGACGCAGGCGCTCGACGCGTACGTGGAGAACGGGCACCTCGCCGGCGGCGTCGCGCTGGTGCTGCGCGACGGGAAGATCGTCTACTCGCGTGCCTTCGGCCACCGCGATCGCGAGGCAGCCGCCCCGATGCAGCCCGACACGATCTTCCGGATCGCCTCGCAGACCAAGGCGCTCGTGAGCGTCGCGGCCATGATGCTGCAGGAAGACGGGCGCCTGGTGCTGTCCGATCCGGTCGGCCGGTACCTCCCCGAGTTCGCGGGCACGACGGTGGCCGTTTCGCGCGACGGCGGCGGCTACGATGTCGTGAAGGCGAAGCGGCCGATCACGATTCGCGATCTCCTGACGCACGCGGCCGGTATCGGGTACGGCGGGGGCGTGGCCGCCGATCGATGGAAGGCCGCCGGGATCGAGGGATGGTATTTCGCCAATCGCGATGAACCGATCGGCGCGACCGTTTCGCGCATGGCGGCTCTTCCCTTCGACGCGCAGCCCGGCGAGCGGTGGGTGTACGGCTACGCCACCGACATCCTCGGCGCCATCGTCGAGCGAGTGAGCGGCGAGACGCTCGAGGCATTTCTCCAGGCGCGCTTCCTCACGCCGCTCAGGATGATGGACACGCCTGAGCCTGCCCGTTCCCCGCCGAAGGCTGCGGCGCCCGCAGCGGGTCGGGTAAAATGCGCGAATGATCACACCATCCGCTTCAATTCTCGTGATGGCCGCGGCACTGCTGCCGCCGGCCGCCATGGCGCAGGAGACGGGGAAGGCCGCGCTGAAGAACCCGGCGGCACTCACCGAAACGGCCCCGGCGACCTATAA
- a CDS encoding peptidylprolyl isomerase, which translates to MAQETGKAALKNPAALTETAPATYKVRFDTTAGPFLVEVQRAWAPHGADRFYNLVKNGFYDDARFFRVISGFMVQFGIHGDPAVSAVWQGARLPRDPVKQSNKRGYITYAMGASPDTRTTQVFINFADNSNLDSMGFAPFGRVVSGMDVVDKIYSDYGEGAPRGRGPGQGRIQMEGNAYLAKEFPKLDSIKKATIEKDEAGQ; encoded by the coding sequence ATGGCGCAGGAGACGGGGAAGGCCGCGCTGAAGAACCCGGCGGCACTCACCGAAACGGCCCCGGCGACCTATAAGGTCCGCTTCGACACGACGGCGGGCCCATTCCTCGTCGAAGTGCAGCGCGCCTGGGCGCCGCACGGCGCCGATCGTTTCTACAACCTCGTGAAGAACGGCTTCTACGACGATGCGCGGTTTTTCCGGGTGATTTCCGGCTTCATGGTGCAGTTTGGCATTCATGGCGATCCCGCCGTGTCGGCCGTGTGGCAGGGCGCGAGGCTTCCCCGCGACCCGGTGAAGCAGAGCAACAAGCGCGGCTACATCACCTACGCGATGGGCGCCTCGCCGGATACACGCACGACGCAGGTGTTCATCAACTTCGCGGACAACTCGAACCTGGACAGCATGGGGTTCGCGCCGTTCGGCCGCGTGGTGTCGGGCATGGACGTCGTTGACAAGATTTACAGCGACTACGGCGAAGGGGCGCCGCGCGGGCGCGGGCCCGGCCAGGGGCGCATCCAGATGGAAGGGAACGCCTACCTGGCCAAGGAGTTCCCGAAGCTCGATTCGATCAAGAAGGCGACGATCGAGAAGGACGAGGCCGGGCAGTAG
- a CDS encoding aminoacetone oxidase family FAD-binding enzyme, whose amino-acid sequence MAAIFAASAGASTRLVERTREGGRKILISGGGRCNILPAHVDGSRFVSDSPSHLVRRIIRSWPLHEQIRFFEREAGIPLVEETESAKLFPVSNRARDVRDRLLALAERRGATLVMNAAVTGVDVAAPGWRVEIAGAAPLEADAVIVATGGLSVPSTGSDGAGLRFAERLGHTIHPPYPALTPIVSEPAPFAPLAGVSLPVTITARAREWKAVATGGFVFTHRGYSGPAVLDVSHVAVRSLQRGERADLRVRWTVLGDAEWNAALRPQGARSVLAALRAALPDRLAAMLLETSDLDASRTLSNLRRDERQRLIDTLVRFALPWTGDEGYKKAEVTGGGVSLSEVDSRTMESRRHRGLYLCGEMLDAFGPIGGHNFLWAWVTGRAAGLAAARSTPYP is encoded by the coding sequence ATGGCGGCGATCTTCGCGGCGAGCGCCGGCGCGTCGACCCGGCTGGTCGAGCGGACGCGTGAGGGCGGCCGCAAGATTCTCATCAGCGGCGGCGGGCGCTGCAACATCCTGCCGGCGCACGTGGACGGGTCGCGGTTCGTCAGCGACTCCCCCTCGCACCTGGTGCGGCGGATCATCCGATCCTGGCCCCTCCACGAGCAGATTCGGTTCTTCGAACGCGAGGCCGGCATTCCACTCGTTGAGGAAACGGAGTCCGCGAAGCTGTTTCCGGTGTCGAACCGCGCGCGCGACGTGCGCGACCGGCTGCTGGCGCTCGCCGAACGCCGCGGCGCAACGCTCGTGATGAACGCGGCAGTGACCGGTGTGGATGTCGCCGCGCCCGGCTGGCGCGTGGAGATCGCCGGCGCCGCGCCTCTGGAGGCCGATGCCGTCATCGTCGCGACCGGCGGCCTGTCGGTGCCGTCGACCGGCAGCGACGGCGCCGGCCTGCGGTTCGCGGAGCGCCTCGGGCACACCATTCATCCGCCCTATCCGGCGCTCACGCCAATCGTTTCAGAGCCCGCGCCTTTCGCCCCGCTCGCCGGCGTTTCGCTTCCGGTGACCATCACGGCGCGCGCGCGCGAGTGGAAGGCCGTTGCGACGGGCGGCTTCGTGTTCACGCATCGCGGGTACAGCGGGCCGGCGGTACTCGACGTCTCGCATGTGGCCGTGCGTTCGCTCCAGCGTGGGGAGCGGGCGGATCTCCGCGTGCGCTGGACGGTGCTGGGCGACGCGGAATGGAACGCCGCGCTTCGCCCGCAGGGAGCGCGCAGCGTGCTGGCCGCCCTGCGCGCGGCGCTGCCGGATCGGCTCGCGGCGATGCTGCTCGAGACATCGGATCTCGACGCGTCCCGCACGCTGTCGAACCTGCGGCGCGACGAGCGGCAGCGCCTGATCGACACGCTGGTGCGCTTCGCCCTGCCGTGGACCGGGGACGAAGGGTACAAGAAGGCGGAGGTGACCGGCGGCGGCGTCAGCCTGTCGGAGGTCGATTCGCGCACCATGGAGAGCCGCCGGCACCGCGGCCTGTATCTCTGCGGCGAGATGCTCGACGCGTTCGGCCCAATCGGCGGCCACAACTTTCTGTGGGCGTGGGTCACCGGGCGCGCCGCAGGGCTCGCGGCGGCACGGTCTACTCCGTATCCGTGA
- the arfB gene encoding aminoacyl-tRNA hydrolase, whose product MMLRVSPAIAIDESELEERFVRASGPGGQNVNKVATAVELRFDAANSRAIDPQTRLRLRAVAGSRMTAEGVLVIDARRFRTQAQNREDARERLTALIRQASIAPKRRRKTAPTAAAKHRRLTSKRQRSEAKRRRGPITDTE is encoded by the coding sequence CTGATGCTCCGCGTCTCCCCCGCTATCGCCATCGACGAATCGGAGCTCGAGGAACGCTTCGTGCGCGCCTCGGGTCCCGGCGGGCAGAACGTCAACAAGGTCGCCACGGCCGTGGAGTTGCGGTTCGACGCGGCGAATTCGCGGGCAATCGACCCCCAGACACGGCTCCGGCTACGCGCCGTGGCCGGGAGCCGGATGACCGCCGAGGGTGTCCTGGTCATCGACGCCCGGCGCTTCCGCACGCAGGCACAAAACCGCGAGGATGCCCGCGAGCGGCTCACCGCGCTGATCCGCCAGGCATCGATCGCGCCGAAGCGCCGCCGCAAGACGGCGCCCACGGCCGCCGCAAAGCATCGCCGCCTGACGTCGAAGCGCCAGCGCTCGGAAGCCAAGCGCCGACGCGGGCCGATCACGGATACGGAGTAG